From Toxorhynchites rutilus septentrionalis strain SRP chromosome 2, ASM2978413v1, whole genome shotgun sequence, a single genomic window includes:
- the LOC129771589 gene encoding gamma-glutamylcyclotransferase-like: protein MASTKSFNYFAFGSNLLSKRIHMESPTAVRKGFGYIENYSLDFFHFAARWRGAPATIVENEGYKVWGAIWEIESINLTGLDRQEGVHNQVYKPLTLPVYTSEGGTLECRVYQLVKNPPKADFTEPDRPFERQPSKTYLDVILRGAKETGLPVDYTDFLSTIKHNGHTGDPKFEIDLAVQD, encoded by the exons ATGG CTTCAACGAAATcattcaactattttgcttttgggaGCAATCTTTTATCAAAACGAATTCATATGGAGAGCCCTACTGCAGTTAGAAAAGGATTCGGGTATATTGAG AACTACAGTTTAGACTTTTTTCATTTCGCTGCTCGATGGCGAGGAGCCCCAGCGACGATTGTGGAAAATGAAGGATACAAAGTATGGGGAGCCATCTGGGAGATAGAATCTATCAATTTGACAGGTTTGGATAGACAGGAAGGAGTCCACAATCAGGTTTACAAACCATTGACGCTGCCCGTCTATACCAGCGAAGGGGGAACCTTGGAATGCCGAGTATATCAATTGGTAAAAAATCCACCGAAAGCCGATTTTACCGAACCAGATCGACCATTCGAACGGCAGCCTTCAAAAACCTACTTGGATGTTATTCTGCGTGGAGCAAAGGAAACTGGTTTACCGGTTGATTATACAGATTTTCTAAGTACAATTAAACACAACGGACATACCGGGGACCCAAAATTCGAAATAGATTTAGCAGTGCAAGATtag